Proteins encoded by one window of Clostridium bornimense:
- a CDS encoding recombinase family protein, translating to MRYISDNQRDESLETQIRAIKEFGYAKGYEIVKVYQDKAKSATTDRRLGFQQIIKDTTKYKRKM from the coding sequence ATAAGGTATATTTCTGATAATCAGAGGGATGAAAGCTTAGAAACTCAAATAAGAGCCATAAAGGAATTTGGTTATGCTAAGGGATATGAAATAGTAAAGGTTTATCAGGATAAAGCTAAGTCAGCTACTACTGATAGAAGACTAGGCTTTCAGCAAATTATTAAGGATACTACTAAATATAAAAGAAAGATGTAA